From the Cloeon dipterum chromosome 4, ieCloDipt1.1, whole genome shotgun sequence genome, the window CGGAGATGGTGTTTGGATCGGGCACCAGATGTCAGCCGAATTCTATCTCGTGTCGCGACAAAAAATGAGCAGCAGCGCAAAGTGGCCCGCTGCCGGCGCCTCTCGCCTTTCGGCCATCCGCGTTGAGCTGAGCAAAATGCCACCCCAAACACGGAAAAACATTAAGATTGtggaacttttaaaaatatatgtgagagagagtgagccgataattataattaattaattatataaatatcaaCGATATCATTTGATAGATAAAATAAAGACAGAGACCTGGGATTAAAATTGGAGTTTGATTTCTTgaggcaaatttaatatttagttatAAAAAGGCCGcgcatataaaattaataagagcgacaatttttgtgtgtgttagAATTAGAAGAGCTAAAAAGTTGCGACCAACACTCGGAAGTCTAATGTCTGCGGCAATCTGGCTGACATgccaaatatttcatttggaaaaaaccaataattttccaagagTTGACGGTAAAAAACTTGACTCttgtattatataattttacatgAATGGTTGCCACTGCTGCCCAGTCAAAACTTGTCGCGTGCTTTTCCTCCGCAGTGAAACTCGTACatcataaattcattttaatcaaatttgcttaattaatcacTATATTTGTGTTGTATGTTGGCAGGACTCAAATTCTGTACAGGCATCTCGGCCCGTCACCTGCTGGAATGGAGAGCAATTTTAAGCTCTGACGCAGTctcgaaatttgaaaaaggaatTCTTTGGAAAAAGGAGTCTTCTGGAGAGCGCCCAGAGCAAGCAGCCTAAAGGTAAATTTGGACAAACTCCAATTGGAGCTAAAAAAACTCAGTTTTTCTCCCTAAAAGTGCTTTGAGCTAAAAAGCTTAGGAAAGTCGATTGACGGGAGAAAATTAAACGCTTGCAAGCAGAACCCCCGGCGGCCAGaaggaggcgtggcacgtaGATGGAAACGCACCGCCGGCTCGGGCGAGACCAAGCCCAAGGCTAAGGGCCGCGGCGGCAAGCCAAAGTCCGAAAAACCGCAGGCCGACGACGAGGAGCAACGCAAGCCCAAACAGCCCTGGCCAAAAATAGAACAAAGAAGAATTCGCTCCTCGCGGCGAGCCCTGGAGGCGCGGCCGCGGAGGGATTTCTTAAAGGGGTTTGTCGTGGTTCAAGTCGAGACAGCGAGCACAGCTGGTCTGGCTCGGAGCCGTCGTTCGGCAGCAGCGAGCACGCCAAACAAAGCTGCTTCTCAGCTCATTCAAGAATTGTTCTTTGCTCTTTGCCGGTTTGCCTAAATTTACGTGAATTGTTTGTCTGCTTTCCAGAATGTGACTGCTTTGTAGAAGCGAGTGCCGACGCCGACTTGCAGCATTCCCTGCATTCCGCGCGCACGATTCCTTCAACTCGTCTAATTTGGTGAGTGGCTCGTACACAAAACCTTCTTATTGTCATTAGATTTATACTTAGGTTGtgaattttccttatttattaTCTTTATGGCTCTGGCTTTTGCTCGGATAGCAATAGGTCTGTCATTCAGGATTTTCTGTTAGGTTAAATAATGCGTCACAGACCTGAGTGAGGGCCCGAATCGgctgccaaatatttttattcatttttaaagagtcATTGTTTCGTTTTCCCCGTTATTTCTGATTGCTTTTTTCACTATTGGAGGCGGATTGATAATCTGATAATATGTTTTTGCTTAGGACCTGTTGCGAAACAACAGCTGCGGCTCGACGAGCTGGATACGGACAAGCTTCTAAATCTTCTGCGCTCTGGCGAGGTTGGCTGCATCGACGACCGCGCATCGTCAGCGCAGTTGCCGACGCCAAGGTTTGGCTTTTCCTCGGGAAATGTGGTCAGCTGGAGCCTAGTGGTGGCATCAGCGGCCGCACCGTCAAGTAGTTGGCCCAAGAAGGACAGTCTCGACCTCCGGATGCGTCGATTTCTGTGGCAGACCCAAATTTGAGAAGGTCCACTCGCAGGAACAACCCTTGCCAAGCTGCGCTGGTATGTAATTAATACTcggcaaatttgatttattcgaAAGCAAAAAAcgtttatttgataatttttattaataattacagTGCTAAAAGGCGATACaacctattttattttctcctggAGGTGGCATCAccatatattcattttaattcataatttacaTGCGGCGTTTTTCCAGCAATGACCAATAATTtgttgtattaattttttcccagtCGCAGCATCATGGCGGAGACTGTCGAGACGACGCGGACGAGCTGCACAGGCCGAGCACCAGATTCTGTGACTAGAAGGCGCCGCTGGGGGACTGGGCGTCAGCGGCGCCGATGTGATGGCCTCGACTTGGCGTCCACATGGCCCTGAAGTCAAGGTTGCCCTACGCCTGCTCGAGCGAACAACCTGGCGGCACGGGCCAAGAACCTGTGCCTCCGAGATTCGAGCGTAGAGGCGCCGCCCAGCGACAGTTGTTGAAGAGACTCGACGCCGCCGTTTCCGCAACGCTGTGAACGTGGCGCCGAAAACTTGCGCTGAATGCTGAGAATCCTGCGTGCCATCAAGCGGTCGCTGTATTCAGTTAAAAACCCTGTAATAATTTCGTTTCTTtgctaataaaattcattaaaagctGACATTAATCATTTCTTTTTACCTACAATCGTTTCCAGGATATATTGAGCAAAACAGCTGATCGACCAGAGTAAGAAAATCGCTTTATTTACTAAGCCTAGCATAGTATTTGGCTCTGGCAACAGGTGGCATAGAATTCGCGATAAAGAGACCTCCTACTGTAGCCTGCTGTCCTAATACTGAAGAGCCCGTATTTAGAAAGGAAAGAGGAGCTAAAATAGCGTTGAAAATGGCTCGTTCGTATCAGGTTAGCAGGGAACAAAAGGAGGTACAGAAAATCTTCCTTTTGATGCCTCCTACCGTCTCATGCTGGCCGCGTACGAAAAGCCCGATTTTCACTGTTCCTCGTGCCTCTAGCGCTAGCGTCTAAGAGCTGCTAAAAATTGAGCATTTTGTATCCACTCTGCAGGAGACAGCAGAAGGTATCAAATGGTCAATTCTGCGTACCTCCTCATGCCGCATGCGAACCTAGTACTAAAACCCGATTTTAACGCTTACAATGAGAGCAGAAGCTTcatataacattaaaaattgatcattttgtATCCAGTCAGCAGGAGATAATAGGAGGTATCAAATAGAAGAATTGCCTCTTTTTGTCGGCTGCTGACTCCATGCTAGAGCCCGATTTATACGCGAATGGGCGGTTCATTTTGGTGCCGAATGCCAGACAGGCTTCCATTATTAGCGTTGTTGTGgcggtaaaaattaaatgctatcCAGTATTGCGTAATATCGGTTTATTCTTGAATATACCgtacaaatttaacaaagatGAATATATTCGAGTAACACAcaattaaatagtttaaaaatgcaaaatagagTATTTCGGGGTATTTTCTGATGtcgaaaaatgtcaaaatgacgtcatttgcattttttccggCGCTGCAGCACCGCCATTGAAGGCCTGCGCTGAGCACTACCTGATGAACGGTTCAGCTTCAGCACCGTCTCTTATACAATAGTCTTGCAGGTCCGCCAAGTCGGAGAGGATAATTTGAaggattccctgaaaaagagaacaaatgagtttaaaattttcatgtctTGCTGAGCACTCACTTTCTCTCATCGAGTTCCTTTCCTGGGCGTTGTTCCGCCTGGCAAACTCCTTCGCCGGCTTGGCCAACGCCTCCTTTTCCTGGCGGGCCTTCTCCAAGCGTTTCTCAGCATTTTCCCCCGACAATTTTACGGAAAAAACCTGagttttgagaattttaaaatttaacatttggaGTTTGTCCAAATTTACCTTTTGGCTCCTTGCTCAGGGCGCTATCCAGAACGGGATGCAGGCTGAGGGCCGACGAGGGATGGCTACGTGAGATGCGGATGGTGCAGGGCTGGCCAAAAAGGGCGTCCGCGGCCTCGACACGGCTGACGCAGGCGACGCAGAGATCAAATTCGAGCTGACGGCACTCCTCATCTTCGACGCAGAGGATCTCAGGTAGGCAGCAGGCGCCAGGcgttaattttgagaaaacgaGGCGACCGCGCTTGCTGGCTCGCAGGATTCTGAACATGGTAACTTATTAATTAACGCCATGTGCGCAGagcagtaataaaaattcaccgaGAGTGCCCGAAGGACGTGGTCGAGCTTGCGGTAGGCAGTAGCGGCCAGAGGGAAGGCCTCGCTTGAGGACTGGTCGCTCGTACAGCAGGCTGGCTCCGTGCAAGGGCAACCCAGACACATCATCTCGACCGCCTGCGCCATAATATGCTGCTGCGACTGggaaaaattagtaaaataaattcttggtCAAGTGAACCTAATAAAAATACGTGGAGGTTTTGTGCAAGAACCACTCACCAATAAGCAGACGAGTGCGGAATGCAGTGAAACGCTGTTGCAAGTCGGCGTTGGCAGTCGCAATTCGCAACCACAACCGCACAGCAGCCAGCAGTCACGTTCTACCTGGGAagcagacaaaataattattatgtcaATTTAGGCAAACCGGCAGCATAGCTGAAATTCTTGTTACGTAATAATTGACGGACGAAAGAAAGTGAAGTTGGCGAGTGCAGCAGTGACAATCACTGCAGCCACTGGCACAAGAATTTTCGCTCAAATTACATGCTCGCAAGCGATCTGATTGAACTCGGCGCACGCACATGCTACAATGACTCACACAATTATCACCTCGAATTCGGTAATCCATCGGTAGCCTCCGAAGCCATCTACCATGCACGCTTGTCGCTTACAAAGCGATGCGAGCAAGCCAGGCAGCCTGACATCAGGAGAGGAAATGGTAGCGGCGACCAGCTACGTTCACACTCCTTCCTATCTTGCTGTTGTTTCGCTTCTCGTAGTTTTACTCTTCTCTCCTGCTTACATTGGATTTGTCGCCGGTGCCCCTCTATTCGTCAATCTCAGTCTCTCTCCTCGCCTATTTGCAGCAGCATGGAATTCGTTGCTGATAAAACtggcggaaaaattaaattctggcATCGcacgagagagcagagaatgCGATGGGATGGGAGCAGCGCCACACATTTcagcataaaataatattttatcttggCTGCAGTCTTTTTTAACAATCgcattatcaaattaattgtgctCGCAGTGTCAGTGTCAGGGCATTATGATTGCCCTCTCCTCTACTTACCACGCTCTTCAGGCGTTACATGGGTAGCTCGCATTTTAGTCACTGAAATGCATTTTGCTtcgatataaaattttagtttcattcacttctgcaaaattaaatttttagttcagTTTTAGTCAGTTAATAATTATAGCATCTTCTGATAAACTATATTAAGGCTGCTGTTTCTTTATCCCAAAACAGTACTCTTTTCAAATGACgagtacatttttaaattaatataataattgttttaatatcaTTCAACTTGCGTAATATcatctcatttaaaaaaaatcagccaatGATATTAAGCGCCTACACCCGTTCCGTCTATATCAAACTTTGTTCAATGAGCTGCGTAAATTAAAAGTGATCAGATAAATTCAGTCGTCTCGTCAACGCGAAATTACGCGCCCAGGTGCGAACAAAAGCTGCGGCTGCCGCggctttttgcctttttcattCAGCCCAGCGGAAGCAGTGGcggtgaaattattattttaagcagGTCCGCGCCGCTTTAATGATAGCAAAAAAAAGCGCTCTGCACTGCCACCAGCGAAGACTTCGATGAGAAGATCCGCCGAAGTACTCACCATCTCGGGCGTCATACTCCTACAAAACTCtgaaaaaagagcagaaaactCATTCACATTGGCACAGAATCCGCAAACGCATGAACtaaataccatttttaaaatttaataaaatcgacGGTCAAATTACTTGTTCCAcgtcgatttttattttttaccttgtttgtttttctaataaataattcagacTGTTCCGTACAAAACACAAACTCACCTTGATTTGAAGCAAACAATGGAtcacttaaaatgaaatgcaaacatAGCTTTTTTAAGaacgcagaaaaaaatgcaacaatgcaattttatgaaaatttacgTTTGATTTTGTGTTCAGGTCACGCAGCCAGtcaccaaatttttttagagtcACGTGCGCAGTCGCCGTGAATCTGGCTGGGCTGCCAGCCACCGGGGAAAAACGTCTGTCGGCACACCATTATATACTGCGCAATAATTTGGAGAAGCTGTCATCGCCAGCTGCCGATTTGAAACTCGCGGctgacttttaattttcattatgcGCATTCggtcttttgaaaaatctacAAGTTCTGTTTTACTTTGATGGCTTCAAATTTGTCCAACTGCTCACTGTAGCCAACACGATGgagtttttttcattcttaccTTGAATCGATTCCAATGCCAAAATaacgatttaaataaattgattttgcatatttctagaaagaaaacaaattgaaagcaaCTTTCCGGAACGTTAGAGAAATTGAAGGAAACCGTCTTACCTTCCAATCCAAGAaaactctttgaaaaaatgcaaatttcttaAGAAATTAGTGCGAGAAACCGCAGACGCAGGAGTTAGTGAGCAAAGAGAAGTATTTCAGCAATGCGCCAGCAGCAGACGCACAACAAGCAGATTTTGTGCTTGTTGATGATTGAGTAGCGTGCGTCGAATATTGCCAAACTTACCATTTTTCCCTGCTCCACACCGCAGCAAATCGACAGTTAATTATAGccgccaaaaataataatttaattatttaatctgcGGAAATTAGTTTCGACTCAACGAAATACCGCCGATAATTGGGAAATCCTTTGTCCTCCAGcataatttccatattttgcGATAAATCCCAAGCTGCACAGAATAATGCAAACACCATGGAGCAACGTATGCATttctatacatatttttaagatcTAATTAATAAACCTGTGCAAAAATAACTTACTTCGCCGTGACTGCAAGTCTCCGTTTCTTTAGGTTTGATTCATCGCTCTTGCCAGCTAGCGATTGCCtaagatataaatttattaaaacgcaGTACATATGATTACGTAATGCAAATTACATacaccaaaatataaaattttaaataaaatgaacttaTTCCGGTCATATTAAGGAAATAATTGGTGTACGTgacaactgctgctgctgctgagacGGCTTTCGGCTTATTCCATTCAGACAAGCGGCAATATTGGCGGAAATATGAATTTCTAAAAACGTCCAACGCGCGTCGGTAGCGTTTTAGCGTAGCTGCACGCACTTCTGGGGCGTGCAGGTCGAGATTTcagctttaattttcatgccGGCTGGTCCAAAATAATCCAATTCCTGCTCCTTGGCCTAACTTACCGTCGAATCTCATTGTCAGGCAAACTAGCCTTTTTATGgggaaaattagcaaaaaaaaatgcgcACTGCTCTGCCACCCGCGAGGACTTTGTTGAGATGATCCGACGCGCAGAAATATACATACCAGTCCGGGCGTAAACTTGACACTCCACTCGCACGAAACTCTGAAAACAGCAGGAGAAAGTTATTCGCTTTGGCACTGCATCCAGAaaagagggaaaatatttttaaataaataataatgtattcGGCCATCAGATTCCTTGTTTTCTTACGTTTTGAACATTCTAGTaagtaatttatattgttCCGAAAAAGACAAAGCTTACCAAGATTTGAAGCCAACAGCGTCACGCTAACAATTGAACAAGAGTGTTATAACAATGATTTAGCTCCGTAAGACCTCTCTCATTCTTGATGAATAAATATGTACAAGTAgtgtttttgcaaaaattgctccgatacaaacattattttgcaatatttctgATTCTTACCACACCTATAGTTTCTTCAACATTTCCAAGAACTAAATAGAGGGCagacgaattttaaaatgtgtaaaacacataatatgaaaaattgaccACTCAAAAATGAGAGCCAAGAATTCAATGCGCAAATAGATTTTAAGGACGCATAAAAGAtgactaaataattttaataaaattaatatacgaTTCTatgtagaggtctcagccggcCGTCAAATTGTCTGAGTCACTATGGGAAGCCGCCGGCTTCAAagcgtcaaaaataaaaaatgggtaTTTTtcgtgagaaaatatttaaaatgaatcttTTGCGAACCTCAGTTTCCTACTAGAAATCGAAGAAATCTTCCGTTCCATTGGAAAACAGCctgaaaaatatgcaaacttTCTTAACAAATTTGTGCGTCAAACCtccagggttcgccaatttagCATTGCGCAAAAAACCCACCATTTCTCTGAATGGaaccaaatttatatttcgcgCTTAGACGTCGTTTCAATTTAAGTTATCACGAGCGTCAGCAGACGCCAAATTCTGAGCACGCAGTGCGTGCAGAGGGCGATTCCAAACTTACCATTTTCCCCTGGTGCAGATCGCTgcatcaattattaattaaagcagaggCAACGTAAccctataaataaatatattccgACTGGATTACTCGCATGTTACAGCGgccaaaatctatttttgctCAACGAAATACCgctgatatttgaaaaatccttttcggCGTTGCACGAAAGCTACTTTTAGAAAGTAGTTTAAATGAACTGTGAGGTTTGATTAGATCATTAGTTACTTGGGAAAACACCGCGGCAATATTTTGATCCTCCTGATGATTTTCTCCATAATATGGCTGCGCTGCTTGTTCTCCTTTCTCCGCTAAAACAAgacagaacaaaaaataatcgattaaaTTCGTTGAAGATAGGAACTTCACTTTCTAAATGTATCCCTAAATAGCAATAGTTTTAAGATTTGATggaaattgtttgttaaataatgGAAATCTTTGATTTTTGACGAGGGAACTGGGCAGGAAACGCTCCTCTAAATATCCTCAACCTTACCTCTTAACTAGTAGAcgctttattaaataaaaataccttgaataatttactaaataCGAAACCAAACAATATGGCGCCTAATAAGTTATGCAATGCTTCTTTTTCCCCAATATTACGTTTTGTT encodes:
- the LOC135944236 gene encoding uncharacterized protein LOC135944236, giving the protein MVDGFGGYRWITEFEVERDCWLLCGCGCELRLPTPTCNSVSLHSALVCLLSQQHIMAQAVEMMCLGCPCTEPACCTSDQSSSEAFPLAATAYRKLDHVLRALSNPASQQARSPRFLKINAWRLLPT